Proteins found in one Brachyspira murdochii DSM 12563 genomic segment:
- the lptB gene encoding LPS export ABC transporter ATP-binding protein, with translation MLGKFLNIFKKKDDVSNIPSDNPITAENFFNYDKANPYEIRAVNLTKYYGKRKIIGDISYSVKQGEIVGLLGPNGAGKTTSFYITVGFVKATAGNVYLNDLDITNLHMHQRATLGIGYLPQEASIFRKMSVEDNLLSILEYNKALSAKDRMDITDMLLAEFNITHVRKQNGYTLSGGERRRCEIARALTVNPKFILLDEPFAGVDPIAVIDIQNIIASLKDKGLGILITDHNVRETLRITDRAYIMGNGQILVKGTPEEIVNNPLARKVYLGESFTM, from the coding sequence ATGCTTGGTAAATTTTTAAATATTTTCAAAAAAAAAGATGATGTCAGTAATATACCCTCTGATAATCCAATAACTGCGGAAAATTTCTTCAATTATGATAAAGCAAATCCTTATGAAATTCGTGCTGTTAATCTTACAAAATATTATGGTAAAAGAAAAATAATAGGAGATATTTCCTATAGTGTAAAACAAGGTGAGATTGTAGGGCTTTTAGGACCTAATGGTGCTGGTAAAACTACTAGTTTTTATATTACAGTAGGGTTTGTTAAAGCTACTGCAGGAAATGTATATTTAAATGATTTAGATATTACAAATCTTCATATGCATCAGAGAGCTACACTTGGTATAGGATATCTTCCTCAGGAGGCGTCTATTTTCCGCAAGATGTCGGTAGAAGATAATTTGCTTTCAATACTTGAATATAATAAAGCATTATCTGCAAAGGATAGAATGGATATAACTGATATGCTTCTTGCTGAGTTTAATATTACACATGTAAGAAAACAAAACGGATATACTCTTTCAGGAGGAGAAAGAAGAAGATGTGAGATAGCAAGGGCACTCACTGTTAATCCAAAGTTTATATTATTAGATGAGCCTTTTGCAGGAGTTGACCCTATTGCCGTTATAGATATACAAAATATTATAGCTTCTCTTAAAGATAAAGGTTTGGGAATATTAATTACCGACCACAATGTACGCGAAACTTTGAGAATTACAGACAGAGCATATATTATGGGTAATGGTCAAATATTGGTAAAAGGTACTCCTGAAGAGATAGTTAATAACCCATTGGCACGTAAAGTATATTTGGGTGAATCTTTCACTATGTAA
- the speD gene encoding adenosylmethionine decarboxylase has protein sequence MPDKIKLYGFNNLTKSLSFNIYDVCYAKTEPEQRKYIDYIDEQYNSKRLTEILCNVTDLIGAHILNISKQDYDPQGASVTILISEEPLNDTVLDETCNKGNISFVEKETVCAHLDKSHITVHTYPEYHPNKSISSFRVDIDVSTCGKISPLKTLNYLIQCFDSDIISIDYRVRGFTRTIDGKKCFIDHKITSIQDYISEEIQERYDAHDINIYSANIFHTMMIIKELNLSNYLFGKDVNEFTPKERLKISNDLRQEMIEIYSGSNVYDNE, from the coding sequence ATGCCAGACAAGATTAAGCTATATGGATTTAATAATCTTACAAAAAGTTTAAGTTTCAATATCTACGATGTCTGCTATGCCAAAACAGAACCAGAGCAAAGAAAATATATAGATTATATTGATGAGCAGTATAACTCTAAAAGATTAACAGAAATACTTTGCAATGTAACTGATTTAATAGGTGCTCATATACTAAACATATCAAAGCAGGATTATGATCCTCAAGGGGCAAGCGTAACTATATTAATATCAGAAGAACCTTTAAATGATACTGTGCTTGATGAAACCTGCAATAAAGGCAATATTTCATTTGTAGAAAAAGAAACAGTATGTGCACATTTGGACAAAAGCCATATAACAGTACATACATACCCAGAGTATCACCCAAATAAGAGCATATCATCATTCAGAGTTGATATTGATGTATCTACTTGCGGTAAAATATCACCTCTTAAAACACTTAACTATTTAATACAATGCTTTGATTCTGATATAATATCCATAGACTACAGAGTCAGAGGATTTACCCGTACAATAGACGGAAAAAAATGCTTTATAGATCATAAAATAACAAGTATACAGGATTATATAAGCGAAGAAATTCAAGAAAGATACGATGCTCATGACATAAATATATATAGTGCAAATATATTTCATACTATGATGATAATTAAAGAACTTAATCTCAGTAATTATCTCTTTGGAAAAGATGTTAATGAGTTTACCCCTAAAGAACGACTAAAAATATCTAATGATCTTCGTCAGGAAATGATAGAAATATATTCAGGAAGCAATGTATACGATAATGAATAG
- the ruvX gene encoding Holliday junction resolvase RuvX, which yields MVLGVDFGRKKTGTAFMDMNIKIPFPLLLIEESNAKKVKRALMDIIEEKNIDTVVFGLPLSDEGKESEWCSEIRRFSDFLLKSVKVNVVFVDEYGTSKEADYILRGRKKNVKKKANDLIAAALILENYLNVLNMNNKNDNV from the coding sequence ATGGTACTTGGTGTAGATTTCGGACGCAAAAAGACTGGCACTGCTTTTATGGATATGAATATAAAAATCCCTTTTCCTTTGCTTCTTATAGAAGAAAGCAATGCAAAAAAAGTTAAGCGTGCTTTGATGGACATAATAGAAGAAAAAAATATTGATACTGTTGTATTCGGGCTTCCTTTATCTGATGAAGGTAAAGAAAGTGAATGGTGCTCTGAAATAAGACGTTTTTCAGACTTTCTTCTAAAAAGTGTAAAAGTGAATGTTGTTTTTGTTGATGAATACGGCACTTCAAAAGAAGCCGATTATATATTGAGAGGCAGAAAAAAGAATGTTAAAAAAAAAGCTAATGATTTAATAGCTGCTGCTTTAATATTAGAAAATTATTTAAACGTTTTAAATATGAATAATAAAAATGATAACGTATAA
- the speB gene encoding agmatinase: MNNQPNIFMALDCSFEESNIVVFGAPYDGTVSYRPGTRFAPQSIRQESFGIETYSPYQEKDLEDLKVFDYGDLELPMGNREKALDIIYQTSKKIVESSKIPFMIGGEHLVTLPAFKAVFEKYNDIVLIQFDAHADLRDDYLGEGLSHACVMQRCYQLMKSKELYQFGIRSMTKEEHEFAKKHTILEKFSANTILEAKEKIKDKPVYITIDLDVLDPSIFSGTGTPEAGGLTYKELQKAILDMRGLNIVGADVNELSPDYDGSKVSTITACKVIREMLMII, encoded by the coding sequence ATGAATAATCAGCCTAATATATTTATGGCATTGGATTGTAGTTTTGAAGAAAGCAATATAGTGGTATTCGGTGCTCCTTATGATGGAACTGTTAGCTACAGACCGGGAACAAGATTTGCACCTCAATCTATAAGACAAGAATCTTTTGGTATAGAAACTTATTCTCCTTATCAGGAAAAAGATTTGGAAGATTTGAAAGTTTTTGATTATGGAGATTTAGAGCTTCCTATGGGAAATAGAGAGAAGGCTCTTGATATCATATATCAAACTTCTAAAAAAATTGTAGAAAGCAGCAAAATACCTTTTATGATTGGCGGGGAACATTTAGTAACCCTGCCTGCATTTAAGGCTGTATTTGAAAAATATAATGATATAGTATTAATACAATTCGATGCCCATGCTGATTTAAGAGATGATTATTTAGGTGAAGGTTTAAGTCATGCATGCGTTATGCAAAGATGTTATCAGCTTATGAAAAGTAAAGAATTATATCAATTTGGCATAAGGTCTATGACTAAAGAAGAACATGAATTTGCTAAAAAGCATACTATATTAGAAAAGTTTTCAGCAAATACTATATTAGAAGCAAAAGAAAAAATAAAAGATAAACCAGTATATATTACAATAGACCTAGATGTTTTAGACCCTTCTATATTTTCAGGAACTGGAACTCCAGAAGCAGGCGGACTTACTTATAAGGAACTTCAGAAAGCTATACTTGATATGAGAGGATTAAATATAGTAGGAGCAGATGTTAATGAGCTTTCACCAGATTATGATGGGAGTAAAGTATCAACTATAACAGCATGCAAGGTTATAAGAGAAATGCTTATGATAATATGA
- a CDS encoding DUF4340 domain-containing protein, whose protein sequence is MNQNITKKYITLSSIIAVLIIILIAVILLKNKGYSLPTLKAINSNISEIIINRGANEAISIKYNDNKWTVNDKYNADNSLIEAMTNALNIIQPVEIVSRGDDEAILKYKLSDDEVLSVEAFDSSSKNVRNIKFGMKSAFGNSVYAKINNDKNIYLLGNTSSNPKDIFDKNENDLINKTISKIKNDDIENITIEYNNNAYTLEKPKDNTNNVWIKTWNNTEVKANDVYTSIFTLANLNADGLITNENINKNDALYKINIKTSDNNNKTYEILNKLDDNNYEIVKNNDNNRYYMTESSFNTFIEAINNITK, encoded by the coding sequence ATGAATCAAAATATAACTAAAAAATATATAACATTATCATCTATAATAGCAGTATTAATAATAATATTAATAGCTGTAATTCTATTAAAAAATAAAGGTTACTCCTTACCTACCCTAAAAGCAATAAATTCAAATATATCCGAAATTATTATAAATAGAGGAGCTAATGAAGCTATATCAATAAAATATAATGATAATAAATGGACTGTTAATGATAAATATAATGCTGACAATTCACTTATAGAAGCTATGACAAATGCATTAAATATCATTCAGCCTGTAGAGATAGTTTCTAGGGGTGATGATGAAGCTATATTAAAATATAAATTATCTGATGATGAAGTATTATCAGTTGAAGCATTTGACAGTTCTTCAAAAAATGTAAGAAATATAAAGTTTGGTATGAAATCTGCATTCGGAAATAGCGTATATGCTAAAATAAATAATGATAAAAATATATATCTTCTTGGAAATACATCTTCTAATCCTAAAGATATTTTTGATAAAAATGAAAATGACTTGATAAATAAAACTATTTCAAAAATCAAAAATGATGATATAGAAAATATAACTATAGAATATAATAACAATGCATATACTTTAGAAAAACCTAAAGATAATACGAACAATGTATGGATTAAAACATGGAATAATACAGAAGTAAAAGCCAATGATGTTTATACAAGCATATTTACATTAGCTAATTTAAATGCTGACGGCTTAATAACTAATGAAAATATAAATAAAAATGATGCACTATATAAAATAAATATAAAAACTTCTGACAACAATAATAAAACATATGAGATATTAAACAAACTAGATGACAATAATTATGAAATAGTTAAAAATAATGATAATAACCGATATTATATGACAGAAAGCTCATTTAATACTTTTATAGAGGCAATTAATAATATAACAAAATAA
- the speE gene encoding polyamine aminopropyltransferase, with the protein MELWYTENHTEESKFSIKVEKQLYSAQTNFQRIDVFESKEFGKFFTLDGLIMVTEKDEFIYHDMIVHIPMASNSNIKNVLVIGGGDGGTVRELTRYKTIEKIDMVEIDEQVVEVCKKYFPSTTSGLSDKRVSLYFQDGLKFVRDAKEGEYDLIIVDSTDPFGPGEGLFTREFYGNCHKALSKDGILVNQHECPYYSDYAYNMQRAHRNIYETFNIAKVYQAHIPTYPSGHWLFGFASKTIDPIKDLKEEEWLKHNLDTKYYNLDIHKGCFALPTYVKKLLEQSHHE; encoded by the coding sequence ATGGAGCTTTGGTATACAGAAAATCATACTGAGGAATCAAAATTTTCAATCAAAGTAGAAAAACAATTATATTCAGCACAGACTAATTTTCAAAGAATAGATGTATTTGAATCAAAAGAATTCGGCAAGTTCTTCACACTAGACGGTCTTATTATGGTAACGGAAAAAGATGAGTTTATTTATCATGATATGATAGTGCATATCCCAATGGCAAGCAACAGCAATATAAAAAATGTACTTGTAATAGGAGGCGGAGACGGAGGCACTGTAAGAGAATTAACACGCTACAAAACTATAGAAAAGATTGACATGGTAGAAATAGATGAACAAGTTGTAGAAGTATGCAAAAAATATTTTCCATCAACAACATCTGGATTAAGCGATAAAAGAGTAAGTTTATATTTTCAGGACGGATTAAAGTTTGTAAGAGATGCTAAAGAAGGAGAATACGATTTAATAATAGTAGACTCCACAGATCCATTTGGACCTGGTGAAGGATTATTCACAAGAGAGTTTTACGGCAACTGTCATAAAGCATTAAGTAAAGACGGAATACTCGTAAATCAGCATGAATGTCCTTATTACAGTGATTATGCCTACAATATGCAAAGGGCTCACAGAAATATATACGAAACATTTAATATAGCTAAAGTATATCAGGCTCATATACCAACCTACCCTAGCGGACATTGGCTTTTCGGATTTGCCTCAAAAACTATAGACCCTATAAAAGACCTCAAAGAAGAAGAGTGGCTTAAACATAATTTGGATACAAAATATTATAATCTTGATATACATAAGGGCTGTTTTGCTTTGCCTACTTATGTAAAAAAACTATTGGAGCAGTCTCATCATGAATAA
- a CDS encoding ferritin, with the protein MSIIKEETVKLLNEHLNLEHYSANLYFNMAGWCEKEGLKGCSAFLYNHSAEEHTHLEKFREFINKAGGQAIMGEMKAPEFSFNNVGELFEKIVKHEEYITSCINKLVGIAIDNKDYVTLKFLEWFVEEQLEEEELFNDIIKKIKILGDLKGRNLYTFDKYIGNLDSKEHNS; encoded by the coding sequence ATGTCAATAATAAAAGAAGAAACAGTAAAATTATTAAATGAGCATTTAAATTTGGAACATTATTCAGCTAATTTGTATTTTAACATGGCTGGCTGGTGTGAGAAAGAAGGCTTAAAAGGCTGCAGTGCTTTTTTATATAATCATTCAGCTGAAGAGCATACACATTTGGAGAAGTTTAGAGAGTTTATAAATAAAGCTGGCGGGCAGGCTATAATGGGTGAGATGAAAGCTCCGGAGTTTAGTTTTAATAATGTAGGAGAGCTTTTTGAAAAGATAGTTAAGCATGAAGAGTATATTACTTCTTGTATTAATAAACTCGTTGGTATAGCTATTGATAATAAAGACTATGTTACATTAAAGTTTTTGGAGTGGTTTGTTGAAGAGCAATTAGAAGAGGAAGAATTATTTAATGATATTATTAAAAAGATAAAGATTTTAGGAGATTTAAAAGGTAGAAATCTTTATACATTTGATAAATATATAGGTAATTTAGATTCTAAAGAACATAATTCATAA
- a CDS encoding aminotransferase class I/II-fold pyridoxal phosphate-dependent enzyme produces MNRQERTPIVEALKQYRKKRIVSFDVPGHKQGKSTKVLIDVLGEKCVQIDYNSSKPLDNATHPIGVIKEAQELMAEAFKAKESFFMVGGTTSAVQAMIFTACKYGDKIILPRNVHKSAINALVLCGAVPIYVNPGVNKELGISLGMSVENIKKAIEKNPDAKAIFVNNPTYYGICSDLKKIVELAHKNNMLVLADEAHGTHFYFGDNLPISAMEAGADMSCVSLHKTGGSLTQSSALLINNNVNGNHVRQIINLTMTTSPSYILMSSLDIARSELAINGKEIFKTVINMADYARKEVNKIGDYYAFGEEIINNDDIYSFDNTKLCIHTRKIGLAGIEVYDKLRDEYNIQIEFGDIGNVLAIISVGDRNLELERLIAALAELKRKYKKDYTHLFDHEYINPIVKYSPQKAFYSNKHSVKLDNSIGKTSAEFVMAYPPGIPIIAPGEEITQEIITYIKYAKEKGCVMQGTEDIELNNIQVMEE; encoded by the coding sequence ATGAATAGACAAGAGAGAACTCCTATTGTTGAAGCATTAAAACAATACAGAAAAAAAAGAATAGTAAGTTTCGATGTACCGGGACATAAGCAGGGAAAAAGCACCAAAGTTTTAATAGATGTACTCGGAGAAAAATGCGTTCAAATAGATTATAATTCATCAAAGCCTTTAGACAATGCTACTCATCCTATAGGAGTTATAAAAGAAGCTCAGGAATTAATGGCTGAAGCATTCAAAGCTAAAGAATCATTTTTCATGGTTGGAGGCACTACATCAGCTGTTCAGGCTATGATATTTACTGCCTGCAAATACGGAGATAAAATAATACTTCCTAGAAATGTGCATAAAAGTGCTATTAATGCTCTTGTCTTATGCGGTGCTGTGCCTATATATGTAAATCCGGGGGTTAATAAGGAATTGGGTATATCTTTGGGAATGTCTGTAGAAAATATAAAAAAAGCAATAGAGAAAAATCCTGATGCTAAGGCTATATTTGTTAATAACCCCACCTACTATGGAATATGCTCTGACTTAAAAAAAATAGTAGAATTAGCTCATAAAAACAACATGCTTGTCCTAGCAGATGAAGCACATGGCACACATTTTTATTTTGGAGATAATCTTCCAATAAGTGCTATGGAGGCAGGTGCCGATATGAGCTGTGTAAGTCTCCATAAAACAGGAGGCTCTCTCACTCAGTCATCGGCACTTTTAATAAATAATAATGTCAATGGTAATCATGTCAGGCAGATAATCAATCTTACTATGACTACAAGCCCAAGCTATATACTTATGAGCAGTTTGGACATAGCAAGAAGCGAATTGGCTATTAACGGTAAAGAAATTTTTAAAACAGTTATTAATATGGCAGACTATGCTAGAAAAGAAGTTAATAAAATAGGCGATTATTATGCATTCGGTGAAGAGATAATAAATAATGATGATATATATTCTTTTGATAATACAAAGCTATGCATACATACTAGAAAAATAGGTCTTGCTGGAATTGAAGTTTATGATAAATTGCGTGATGAATATAATATACAAATAGAGTTTGGAGATATAGGAAATGTTTTGGCTATAATATCAGTAGGCGACAGAAATCTTGAGCTTGAACGACTTATAGCAGCATTGGCTGAATTAAAAAGAAAGTATAAAAAAGACTATACTCATTTATTTGATCATGAATATATTAATCCGATAGTAAAATATAGCCCTCAAAAGGCATTTTATAGTAATAAGCATTCTGTAAAATTAGATAACTCAATAGGCAAAACTTCAGCAGAGTTTGTAATGGCATATCCTCCCGGTATACCTATAATAGCCCCGGGGGAAGAAATCACTCAAGAGATTATAACATATATAAAATATGCAAAAGAAAAAGGCTGTGTAATGCAAGGCACAGAAGATATAGAATTAAATAATATACAAGTAATGGAGGAATAA
- a CDS encoding flagellin N-terminal helical domain-containing protein, producing the protein MIITNNLNAITANRFLKVNANDSRKKFPKLFASEKGPLVQARYLMRAEKNTQDGISFVQTADGYIEETMSILQRIRELSIKASNGVYSNTDRLYMQTEVSSLIDEIDKIASQSQFNTLKIFTGRFANSENASASMWIHIGAGRYQRKRVYIATITANSLKLKNEFNSYISISSVSNANKSIGIIYEAIKHVIKQRSDLGAYQNRFDEYTHGLMTYYENMVSYGSKKMDKDIAEASIYETISSIKSQAALAMIVHSNNMPQNALILLQ; encoded by the coding sequence ATGATAATAACTAATAATTTAAATGCTATAACAGCAAATAGGTTTTTAAAAGTTAATGCTAATGACAGCAGAAAAAAATTTCCAAAATTGTTTGCAAGCGAAAAAGGTCCTTTAGTACAGGCAAGATATTTGATGCGTGCTGAAAAAAATACTCAGGATGGAATATCATTTGTTCAAACAGCTGACGGATATATAGAAGAGACTATGAGTATACTGCAGCGTATAAGAGAATTATCTATAAAAGCTTCAAACGGAGTATACAGCAATACTGACAGATTATATATGCAGACAGAGGTATCTAGTTTGATAGATGAAATAGATAAAATAGCAAGTCAGTCACAGTTTAATACTTTAAAAATATTTACAGGAAGATTTGCAAATTCTGAAAATGCTTCAGCAAGTATGTGGATACATATAGGAGCAGGAAGATATCAAAGAAAAAGAGTTTATATTGCTACAATTACAGCAAATTCTCTAAAATTAAAAAATGAGTTTAACAGTTATATCTCTATATCTTCGGTAAGCAATGCAAATAAAAGTATAGGCATAATATATGAGGCTATCAAACATGTTATAAAACAAAGATCAGATTTGGGAGCATATCAGAATAGATTTGATGAATACACTCATGGACTTATGACTTATTATGAAAATATGGTTTCTTACGGAAGTAAAAAAATGGATAAGGATATAGCAGAGGCCTCTATTTATGAAACAATAAGTTCTATAAAATCTCAAGCGGCTTTGGCTATGATTGTTCATTCAAATAATATGCCTCAGAATGCTTTGATATTATTACAGTAG
- a CDS encoding peptidase U32 family protein — MELLAPAGNKEKLEVAYHYGADAAYIGGALFNLRHQSKNTTIEELSECRNLAKKLNKKMYLTLNAFLHEYDKDNLKEYLKEIQNLNIDAFIVSDLGVLGIVKEIIPNANIHISTQASVTNSYSCKMYETLGASRIILARELSLDEIKEIRDNTDLELETFVHGAVCMSYSGRCLLSNFLNNRDANSGECSQVCRWNFKTYIEEKTRPGEFMEIEEGENHSTILSSKDLQMAEYLHLLQKAGIDSIKIEGRMKSVYYVANTVRVYRVLLDLLDRIGYDSYPEAIKKEPIASYLKELDTISRRESDTGFYFGRDNIKPTLKGYLKGRRLMGMISDDSEEYAKITVYNTIKNGDNLVYIGKDFINHNDNRFKLFIKTEDNEFVEVDNIRNIDNAYIKSGAHNFKKYDIITIEED; from the coding sequence ATGGAACTTTTAGCACCAGCTGGAAATAAAGAAAAATTAGAAGTAGCATATCATTACGGAGCAGATGCAGCATATATAGGCGGAGCATTATTTAATTTAAGACATCAAAGTAAAAATACAACTATAGAAGAGCTTTCTGAATGCAGAAATCTTGCAAAAAAATTAAATAAAAAAATGTATTTAACTTTAAATGCTTTTTTGCATGAATATGATAAAGATAATTTAAAAGAATATTTAAAAGAAATTCAAAATTTAAATATAGATGCTTTTATAGTTTCAGATTTAGGAGTATTAGGAATAGTTAAAGAAATAATACCAAATGCTAATATTCATATAAGTACTCAGGCTTCTGTAACTAACAGCTATTCCTGCAAAATGTATGAAACATTAGGAGCAAGCAGAATAATACTTGCAAGAGAATTATCATTAGATGAGATAAAAGAAATCAGAGATAATACCGACTTGGAATTAGAAACTTTTGTACATGGGGCAGTATGTATGTCTTATTCTGGAAGATGTTTATTATCAAACTTCCTAAATAACAGAGATGCAAATAGCGGAGAATGCTCACAGGTTTGCAGATGGAATTTCAAAACATATATAGAAGAAAAAACAAGACCCGGAGAGTTTATGGAAATAGAAGAAGGAGAAAATCATTCTACAATACTAAGCAGCAAAGATTTGCAGATGGCGGAGTATTTGCATTTACTTCAAAAAGCAGGTATTGATTCCATAAAGATAGAAGGAAGAATGAAAAGCGTATATTATGTTGCTAACACTGTAAGGGTTTATAGAGTATTATTAGATTTGCTTGACAGAATAGGATACGATTCTTATCCTGAAGCAATAAAAAAAGAACCTATTGCAAGCTATTTAAAAGAACTTGATACTATAAGCAGAAGAGAAAGCGATACTGGTTTTTATTTCGGAAGAGATAATATTAAGCCTACATTAAAAGGATATTTGAAAGGCAGAAGACTTATGGGTATGATTTCTGATGACAGTGAAGAATATGCTAAAATTACAGTATACAACACTATAAAAAATGGAGATAATTTAGTATACATAGGCAAAGATTTTATTAATCATAATGATAACCGCTTCAAACTATTTATAAAAACAGAAGATAATGAGTTTGTAGAAGTTGATAACATTAGAAATATAGACAATGCTTATATAAAATCAGGGGCACATAATTTCAAAAAATATGATATTATAACTATAGAAGAAGATTAA
- a CDS encoding ferritin, which produces MSIINNEETIKALNVQLNKELYSASLYFNMASWCDKQGLKGCSKFLYGHYREELEHFEKFRDFINKVGGQATIGEMHAPQNDFKSVEDLFETVVKHEEYITSCINELVGYSFDKKDYITLRFLDWFIQEQLEEQELFNDILDKIKILGDLKGRNLYTFDKAIGNLDAEKHGTSVSL; this is translated from the coding sequence ATGTCTATAATCAATAATGAAGAAACAATTAAAGCATTGAATGTTCAATTAAATAAAGAATTGTATTCAGCAAGTCTTTATTTTAATATGGCTAGCTGGTGTGATAAACAAGGACTTAAAGGCTGCAGTAAATTCTTATACGGCCATTACAGAGAAGAGCTAGAACATTTTGAAAAGTTTAGAGATTTTATTAATAAAGTAGGAGGACAAGCTACTATCGGAGAAATGCATGCCCCTCAGAATGATTTTAAATCAGTAGAAGACTTATTTGAAACTGTAGTTAAACATGAAGAATATATTACTTCATGCATAAATGAACTTGTAGGATATTCTTTTGATAAAAAAGATTATATTACTTTAAGATTCTTAGATTGGTTTATACAAGAGCAGCTTGAAGAACAGGAATTATTTAATGATATTCTTGATAAAATAAAAATCTTGGGTGATTTAAAAGGCAGAAATTTATATACATTTGATAAAGCCATTGGTAATTTGGATGCTGAAAAACATGGTACAAGTGTAAGTTTATAA